A stretch of Helicobacter pylori oki112 DNA encodes these proteins:
- a CDS encoding SPOR domain-containing protein, whose translation MQKNILKMTLLLVFLFLRNAVGLEEKNADPKSVQNTPKNLPPIQLRLNQVHEELIEMLDNMGKGTQYEFPKIKEILEQSEEEWLKVAHEECVALVMLISPKASIEHSPIYKNCYEAYVKQRIHDLYDFYIESKKVKRKIKKAHKQETAINQSQPLKKEPPKNENKKSLVKPSLKDAGIPKGYYLQIGAFLNAPSKDFLQTLKTFPYQIKKKDSLTHYFIGPYKTKEEALKQLENAAKNFKNKPVLVEK comes from the coding sequence ATGCAAAAAAATATATTAAAAATGACTCTATTGTTGGTTTTCCTCTTTTTAAGAAACGCTGTTGGTTTAGAGGAGAAAAACGCAGATCCTAAAAGCGTTCAAAATACGCCCAAAAATTTACCCCCTATCCAATTAAGGCTCAATCAAGTCCATGAAGAACTTATAGAAATGTTGGATAATATGGGGAAAGGCACGCAGTATGAGTTCCCTAAAATCAAAGAAATCCTGGAGCAAAGCGAAGAAGAATGGCTCAAAGTCGCCCATGAAGAATGCGTGGCGTTGGTTATGCTAATAAGCCCTAAGGCTTCTATTGAACACAGCCCTATTTATAAGAATTGCTATGAAGCTTATGTGAAGCAAAGAATCCATGATTTATATGATTTTTATATAGAAAGCAAAAAGGTGAAAAGAAAAATCAAGAAAGCCCATAAGCAAGAGACTGCTATTAACCAATCCCAGCCCTTAAAAAAAGAGCCGCCTAAAAACGAGAATAAAAAAAGCTTAGTCAAACCTAGCTTAAAAGATGCGGGTATCCCTAAAGGGTATTACTTGCAAATTGGGGCTTTTTTGAACGCGCCCAGTAAGGATTTTTTGCAAACGCTTAAAACTTTCCCTTACCAAATAAAGAAAAAAGACTCCCTCACGCATTATTTTATTGGCCCTTATAAAACGAAAGAAGAAGCCCTAAAACAGCTTGAAAATGCGGCTAAAAATTTTAAAAATAAGCCTGTGTTGGTGGAAAAGTGA
- the sodB gene encoding superoxide dismutase [Fe] has translation MFTLRELPFAKDSMGDFLSPVAFDFHHGKHHQTYVNNLNNLIKGTDFEKSSLFAILTKSSGGVFNNAAQIYNHDFYWDCLSPKATALSDELKGALEKDFGSLEKFKEDFIKSATTLFGSGWNWVAYNLDTQKIEIIQTSNAQTPVTDKKVPLLVVDVWEHAYYIDHKNARPVYLEKFYGHINWHFVSQCYEWAKKEGLGSVDYYINELVHKKA, from the coding sequence AAGCCCTGTAGCGTTTGATTTCCACCATGGGAAACACCATCAAACTTATGTGAATAATTTGAACAACCTCATCAAAGGCACAGATTTTGAGAAAAGTTCTTTGTTTGCTATTTTGACAAAATCTAGCGGAGGCGTGTTTAATAACGCCGCTCAAATTTATAACCACGATTTTTATTGGGATTGCCTAAGCCCTAAAGCGACTGCCTTAAGCGATGAGTTAAAAGGGGCTTTAGAAAAAGATTTCGGCTCATTAGAAAAATTTAAAGAAGACTTCATTAAGAGCGCGACCACTTTGTTTGGCTCTGGCTGGAATTGGGTGGCGTATAATTTAGACACTCAAAAAATTGAAATCATTCAAACGAGCAACGCTCAAACCCCAGTTACGGATAAAAAAGTGCCGCTTTTAGTGGTGGATGTGTGGGAGCATGCTTATTATATTGACCATAAAAACGCACGCCCTGTGTATTTGGAAAAATTCTATGGGCATATCAATTGGCATTTTGTTTCTCAATGCTATGAATGGGCGAAAAAAGAAGGCTTAGGCTCAGTGGATTACTACATCAACGAGTTGGTGCATAAAAAAGCTTAA
- the cmoA gene encoding carboxy-S-adenosyl-L-methionine synthase CmoA encodes MKDTLFNQSLNKRFCFDEKVAHVFDDMLERSIPYYHEMLDLGAYFIAQNLKENTNAKPLIYDLGCSTGNFFIALNQQIQQDIELVGIDNSMPMLKKAQEKLKDFKNARFECMDFLEVEFKEASAFSLLFVLQFVRPMQREVLLKKIYNSLALNGVLLVGEKIMSEDRILDKQMIELYYLYKQNQGYSHNEIAFKREALENVLVPYSLKENVALLESVGFKHVEALFKWVNFTLLVARKT; translated from the coding sequence ATGAAAGACACTCTGTTTAATCAATCTCTAAACAAACGCTTTTGTTTTGATGAGAAAGTCGCTCATGTTTTTGACGACATGCTGGAACGCTCCATCCCCTATTACCATGAAATGTTAGATTTGGGGGCGTATTTTATCGCTCAAAATTTAAAAGAAAATACCAATGCTAAGCCCTTGATTTATGATTTGGGCTGTTCTACCGGGAACTTTTTTATCGCGCTTAACCAACAAATCCAACAAGATATTGAGCTTGTAGGGATTGACAATTCCATGCCCATGCTTAAAAAAGCACAAGAAAAATTAAAAGATTTTAAAAATGCCCGTTTTGAATGCATGGATTTTTTAGAGGTTGAGTTTAAAGAAGCGAGCGCGTTTTCATTGCTTTTTGTGCTGCAATTTGTCCGCCCCATGCAAAGAGAGGTGTTGCTCAAAAAGATTTATAACAGCCTTGCGTTGAATGGGGTTTTATTGGTGGGCGAAAAGATCATGAGCGAAGATCGGATATTAGACAAGCAAATGATAGAGCTATACTACCTTTATAAACAAAATCAAGGCTATAGCCACAATGAAATCGCTTTCAAAAGGGAAGCGTTAGAAAATGTGCTTGTGCCTTATAGTTTAAAAGAAAATGTCGCTCTTTTAGAAAGCGTGGGGTTTAAGCATGTAGAAGCGCTGTTTAAATGGGTGAATTTCACGCTGTTAGTTGCCAGAAAAACATGA
- a CDS encoding primosomal protein N': MFYHLIAPLKNKTPPLTYFSKERHLKGALVNIHLRNKTLLGVVLEEVSKPSFECLELEKTPYFLLPFQIELALFIAQYYSANLSSVLNLFTPFKECDLVGLEKIEPVLNALSQTQTNALKELQKHSASLLFGDTGSGKTEIYMHSIAQTLEQKKSALLLVPEIALTPQMQQRLKRVFKENLGLWHSKLSQAQKKQFLEKLYSQEIKLVVGTRSALFLPLKELGLIIVDEEHDFSYKSHQSPMYNARDLCLYLSHKFPIQVILGSATPSLNSYKRFKDKALVRLKGRYTPTQKNIIFEKTERFITPKLLEALKQVIDKNEQAIIFVPTRANFKTLLCQNCYKSVQCPFCSVNMSLHLKTHKLMCHYCHFSSPIPKICSACQSEVLVGKRIGTMQVLNELEGLLKGAKIAILDKDHTSTPKKLHNILNDFNAQKTNILIGTQMISKGHDYAKVSLAVVLGIDNIIKSNSYRALEEGVSLLYQIAGRSARQISGQVFIQSTETDLLENFLEDYEDFLQYELQERCELYPPFSRLCLLEFKHKNEEKAQQLSLKASQTLSSCLEKGVTLSSFKAPIEKIASSYRYLILLRSKNPLSLIKSVHAFLKTAPNIPCSVNMDPVDIF, translated from the coding sequence ATGTTCTATCACTTAATCGCTCCTTTAAAGAACAAAACCCCCCCTTTAACTTACTTTTCTAAAGAGCGACACCTTAAAGGGGCGTTAGTCAATATCCATTTAAGGAATAAAACGCTTTTGGGCGTCGTTCTTGAAGAAGTTTCAAAACCCTCTTTTGAATGCCTAGAATTAGAAAAAACCCCTTATTTTTTACTCCCCTTTCAAATAGAGCTCGCTCTATTTATCGCTCAATATTACTCGGCTAATCTTTCTTCAGTCTTAAATCTTTTTACCCCTTTTAAAGAATGCGATTTGGTGGGGTTAGAAAAAATTGAGCCCGTTCTTAATGCGTTAAGCCAAACGCAAACAAACGCTTTAAAAGAATTGCAAAAACATTCAGCAAGTTTGCTCTTTGGCGATACGGGTAGCGGAAAAACCGAGATTTATATGCATTCAATCGCTCAAACTTTAGAGCAAAAAAAAAGCGCTTTATTGTTAGTGCCAGAAATCGCCCTCACCCCTCAAATGCAACAACGCCTTAAAAGGGTCTTTAAAGAAAATTTAGGCTTGTGGCATAGCAAACTCTCTCAAGCCCAAAAAAAACAATTTTTAGAAAAGCTTTATTCGCAAGAAATCAAATTGGTGGTAGGCACACGAAGTGCGTTGTTTTTACCCCTTAAGGAGTTGGGTTTAATCATTGTAGATGAAGAGCATGACTTTTCTTATAAATCTCATCAAAGCCCTATGTATAACGCTAGGGATTTATGCTTGTATTTATCCCATAAATTCCCTATTCAAGTGATTTTAGGCTCTGCTACGCCAAGTCTAAATAGTTACAAACGCTTTAAAGATAAGGCTTTAGTGCGCTTAAAGGGGCGCTACACGCCTACGCAAAAAAACATTATTTTTGAAAAAACCGAGCGTTTTATCACGCCCAAACTCCTAGAAGCGCTAAAACAAGTTATAGACAAAAACGAGCAAGCCATTATTTTTGTGCCTACAAGAGCTAATTTCAAAACCTTGCTGTGTCAAAATTGTTATAAAAGCGTTCAATGCCCCTTTTGCAGCGTGAATATGAGTTTGCATTTAAAAACCCACAAACTCATGTGCCACTATTGCCATTTTTCAAGCCCTATCCCTAAAATTTGCAGCGCGTGTCAAAGCGAGGTTTTAGTGGGTAAAAGGATAGGCACCATGCAAGTGTTGAACGAGTTGGAAGGCCTTTTGAAAGGCGCTAAAATAGCCATTTTAGATAAAGATCACACCAGCACGCCAAAAAAACTCCACAATATTTTAAACGATTTCAACGCTCAAAAAACCAATATCTTAATCGGCACTCAAATGATAAGCAAAGGGCATGATTACGCTAAAGTGAGTTTAGCGGTTGTTTTAGGCATAGACAATATCATTAAATCCAATAGTTACAGGGCTTTAGAAGAAGGTGTGTCGCTACTTTATCAAATCGCTGGGAGGAGCGCTAGGCAAATTTCTGGCCAAGTGTTCATTCAAAGCACCGAAACGGATCTATTAGAAAATTTCTTAGAAGATTATGAAGATTTTTTACAATACGAATTGCAAGAAAGGTGCGAACTCTACCCGCCTTTTTCAAGGCTGTGTTTATTAGAGTTTAAGCATAAAAACGAAGAAAAAGCCCAACAATTGAGCCTAAAAGCCTCTCAAACCCTTTCTTCATGTTTAGAAAAGGGCGTAACGCTCTCTAGCTTTAAAGCCCCCATTGAAAAAATCGCTTCTTCTTACCGCTACCTTATTTTATTGCGTTCCAAAAACCCTTTAAGCCTAATCAAAAGCGTGCATGCGTTTTTAAAAACCGCTCCTAATATCCCTTGCAGCGTGAATATGGATCCTGTGGATATTTTTTAA